CAAATGCAGACTATATGGGTATGTTAGCAACGGTAATGAACTCATTAGCACTCCAAGATAGCTTAGAGAACCTTGGTATACAAACACGTGTCCAAACATCTATTGAAATGCGTCAAGTGGCTGAGCCTTACATAAGAAGAAAAGCTAATCGTCATCTTGAGAAACAGCGAGTTGTCATATTTGCTGCGGGTACAGGTAATCCTTATTTCTCTACTGACACTACAGCTGCTTTACGTGCTGCTGAAATTGAAGCAGATGTTATTTTAATGGCTAAAAATAAAGTTGATGGTGTTTACAGTGCGGATCCTACAATTGATGTAACCGCAGAAAAATATACTGACCTATCTTACCTCGCC
This sequence is a window from Bacillus solimangrovi. Protein-coding genes within it:
- the pyrH gene encoding UMP kinase translates to MSKAKYKRVVLKLSGEALAGEKGFGIEPSVIKSIAEQVKEIAELDVEVAVVVGGGNIWRGKIGSEMGMDRANADYMGMLATVMNSLALQDSLENLGIQTRVQTSIEMRQVAEPYIRRKANRHLEKQRVVIFAAGTGNPYFSTDTTAALRAAEIEADVILMAKNKVDGVYSADPTIDVTAEKYTDLSYLA